Proteins encoded within one genomic window of Nilaparvata lugens isolate BPH chromosome 11, ASM1435652v1, whole genome shotgun sequence:
- the LOC111047361 gene encoding dnaJ-like protein 60 produces MCNNSLSTCRLALSRLNFYCRTLQLHTTKQTLSDHYKTLNLKRDCTSKEIRDAYLKLSKEYHPDLHKGDTTKDKKFSDINAAYSVLSKTHTRREYDTATMWKERDVKYYRTEDEKEKEKMWKKTWGNPVFYHNRTDLNYNSKDDEYYGIKGVRRIPNSKLVLYLLSFSFAVGLLQIFLIKISIKFKHNKEMAQSAEIEKEMKYRRDMAESLTDEEYVEQLTAKMQADQVKYGRKMN; encoded by the exons ATGTGTAACAACAGTCTATCTACCTGCAGGTTAGCATTGAGTAGATTGAATTTCTATTGCAGAACTCTACAACTACATACAACAAA ACAGACTCTATCTGACCATTATAAAACACTAAATCTAAAGAGGGACTGCACATCCAAAGAAATACGTGATGCTTATCTCAAACTCAGTAAAGAG TATCACCCAGACCTGCACAAAGGAGATACGACAAAAGACAAAAAATTCTCGGACATAAATGCAGCTTACAGTGTGTTGAGCAAAACGCACACACGCAGAGAATACGACACAGCGACCATGTGGAAGGAGAGAGATGTCAAATATTATCGGACAgaagatgagaaagagaaggagaaaatgtGGAAAAA GACGTGGGGAAATCCAGTGTTCTACCATAACCGTACAGATTTAAACTATAATTCCAAAGACGACGAATACTATGGAATAAAAGGTGTTAGAAGAATACCAAATTCAAAGCTAGTCTTGTATCTCCTAAGTTTTTCGTTTGCAGTTGGACTATTGCAGATTTTTTTGATCAA AATCTCCATAAAATTCAAACACAACAAAGAAATGGCACAATCTGCTGAAATTGAGAAGGAGATGAAATACAGGAGGGATATGGCCGAATCGTTAACCGATGAAGAATACGTTGAACAGCTAACAGCCAAGATGCAGGCAGATCAGGTCAAATATGGCAGGAAAATGAACTAA
- the LOC111047360 gene encoding rab-like protein 3 isoform X1, translated as MAAIDKVKVLVLGDSGVGKTSLTHLITQNEPISNPSWTVGCTVEVKLHEYKEGTPQQKTYFIELWDVGGSSNHRNSRCVFHNSVHGVILVHDLCNKKSHQNLPKWLAEVYSRDANAKNRYSDGDEFDPEQFAGSSQCGDFMSFGFNLDEFKTPILVIGTKLDVAEQVRSNNSYRSSSFAEDCGADEITLDCRQKSSLAAGTSSSVKISRFFDKVIEMRYYSREVLSPLAVNSASADKRRTFPTTTVSPKFYHND; from the exons atggcAGCCATCGATAAAGTAAAAGTACTCGTTCTGGGAGACTCAG gaGTTGGGAAAACGTCACTCACACACTTGATCACCCAGAATGAGCCCATAAGCAACCCGTCTTGGACTGTTGGCTGTACGGTCGAGGTGAAACTACACGAGTACAAGGAAGGTACACCGCAGCAGAAGACCTATTTCATTGAGCTGTGGGATGTTGGAGGCAGCAGTAACCATAGAAACTCAAGATGTGTATTCCACAACTCTGTTCATG GAGTTATTTTGGTGCATGACCTGTGCAATAAAAAGTCACATCAAAACCTGCCCAAATGGCTAGCAGAAGTTTACAGCAGAGACGCCAACGCCAAAAACAGATATTCCGATGGAGACGAATTTGATCCCGAACAATTTGCTGGATCCTCACAG TGTGGTGATTTCATGTCATTTGGCTTTAATTTGGACGAATTTAAG ACGCCTATTCTCGTAATTGGAACCAAACTGGATGTAGCCGAACAAGTGAGGTCGAATAATAGCTATCGATCTTCAAGTTTCGCTGAGGACTGTGGAGCTGACGAAATCACTCTT GATTGCAGACAGAAGTCATCTCTGGCTGCTGGAACCAGTTCGTCAGTGAAAATTAGTCGGTTCTTCGATAAAGTGATTGAAATGCGTTATTATTCCCGGGAAGTTCTCAGTCCTTTAGCTGTGAACTCTGCCTCAGCTGACAAACGAAGGACATTCCCTACAACTACTGTTTCACCCAAGTTCTATCACAATGATTGA
- the LOC111047360 gene encoding rab-like protein 3 isoform X2, giving the protein MAAIDKVKVLVLGDSGVGKTSLTHLITQNEPISNPSWTVGCTVEVKLHEYKEGTPQQKTYFIELWDVGGSSNHRNSRCVFHNSVHGVILVHDLCNKKSHQNLPKWLAEVYSRDANAKNRYSDGDEFDPEQFAGSSQTPILVIGTKLDVAEQVRSNNSYRSSSFAEDCGADEITLDCRQKSSLAAGTSSSVKISRFFDKVIEMRYYSREVLSPLAVNSASADKRRTFPTTTVSPKFYHND; this is encoded by the exons atggcAGCCATCGATAAAGTAAAAGTACTCGTTCTGGGAGACTCAG gaGTTGGGAAAACGTCACTCACACACTTGATCACCCAGAATGAGCCCATAAGCAACCCGTCTTGGACTGTTGGCTGTACGGTCGAGGTGAAACTACACGAGTACAAGGAAGGTACACCGCAGCAGAAGACCTATTTCATTGAGCTGTGGGATGTTGGAGGCAGCAGTAACCATAGAAACTCAAGATGTGTATTCCACAACTCTGTTCATG GAGTTATTTTGGTGCATGACCTGTGCAATAAAAAGTCACATCAAAACCTGCCCAAATGGCTAGCAGAAGTTTACAGCAGAGACGCCAACGCCAAAAACAGATATTCCGATGGAGACGAATTTGATCCCGAACAATTTGCTGGATCCTCACAG ACGCCTATTCTCGTAATTGGAACCAAACTGGATGTAGCCGAACAAGTGAGGTCGAATAATAGCTATCGATCTTCAAGTTTCGCTGAGGACTGTGGAGCTGACGAAATCACTCTT GATTGCAGACAGAAGTCATCTCTGGCTGCTGGAACCAGTTCGTCAGTGAAAATTAGTCGGTTCTTCGATAAAGTGATTGAAATGCGTTATTATTCCCGGGAAGTTCTCAGTCCTTTAGCTGTGAACTCTGCCTCAGCTGACAAACGAAGGACATTCCCTACAACTACTGTTTCACCCAAGTTCTATCACAATGATTGA